From the Marinomonas sp. THO17 genome, one window contains:
- the sdhA gene encoding succinate dehydrogenase flavoprotein subunit, whose translation MANIRTISFDAIVIGGGGAGMRAALQLTETGLDTACITKVFPTRSHTVSAQGGITCAIASDDPNDDWRWHMYDTVKGSDYIGDQDAIEYMCSVGPQAVFELEHMGLPFSRTEQGRIYQRPFGGQSKDFGKGGQAARTCAAADRTGHALLHTLYQANLKGGTTFFNEWYATDLVKNNDGAVVGVIAICIETGETVYLKAKATVIATGGAGRIYQSTTNAHINTGDGIGMALRAGFPMQDMEMWQFHPTGIYGAGTLVTEGCRGEGGYLINKDGERFMERYAPNAKDLAGRDVVARSMILEILEGRGCGPDGDHVLLKLDHLGEETLNKRLPGILELSRTFAHVDPVKEPIPVIPTCHYMMGGIPTNVGGQALMQNEAGEDVVIDGLYACGEAACVSVHGANRLGGNSLLDLVVFGRAVGLQVKKSLDEGFDSLDATDTDIEKAMERLNRLNASTGGESVAEVRADLQRVMQLYFGVFREGDSMQKGLEQLAEIRKRIENLHLADKSEAFNTARIEALELENLLEVAEATAVPAEFRKESRGAHARNDFTERDDENWLKHSLYHPADKKVTKRDVNFAPKTMEAFPPKARSY comes from the coding sequence ATGGCGAATATTCGTACGATTTCATTTGATGCCATTGTAATCGGTGGTGGCGGTGCTGGTATGCGTGCTGCTCTTCAGTTAACTGAGACAGGTTTGGATACCGCATGTATCACAAAAGTCTTCCCAACGCGTTCTCACACAGTATCAGCGCAGGGTGGTATTACCTGTGCAATCGCAAGTGATGACCCAAACGATGATTGGCGCTGGCACATGTACGACACGGTAAAAGGGTCGGACTACATTGGTGACCAAGACGCTATCGAATACATGTGTTCTGTCGGCCCTCAAGCGGTTTTTGAGCTTGAGCACATGGGGTTGCCTTTCTCTCGTACTGAACAAGGTCGTATTTATCAGCGTCCTTTCGGTGGTCAGTCGAAAGATTTCGGTAAAGGTGGTCAGGCAGCGCGTACTTGTGCGGCAGCAGACCGTACTGGTCACGCACTTTTGCATACGCTTTATCAAGCTAACCTGAAAGGTGGCACAACTTTCTTTAATGAGTGGTACGCAACTGACCTTGTGAAAAATAACGACGGTGCTGTTGTTGGTGTGATCGCTATCTGTATCGAAACGGGTGAGACGGTTTACCTGAAAGCCAAAGCAACGGTTATCGCCACTGGTGGTGCTGGTCGTATTTACCAGTCTACTACGAATGCCCACATCAATACGGGTGATGGTATCGGTATGGCGTTGCGTGCTGGTTTCCCAATGCAAGATATGGAAATGTGGCAGTTCCACCCAACCGGTATCTACGGTGCGGGTACGCTTGTAACGGAAGGTTGTCGTGGTGAAGGTGGTTACCTGATCAATAAAGATGGCGAGCGCTTTATGGAGCGTTATGCGCCAAACGCGAAAGACCTTGCTGGTCGTGATGTGGTTGCACGTTCTATGATCTTAGAGATTCTTGAAGGCCGTGGTTGTGGCCCGGATGGTGATCATGTATTGCTAAAACTGGATCACCTAGGTGAAGAGACATTGAATAAGCGTCTGCCAGGTATCCTAGAATTGTCTCGTACTTTCGCTCACGTTGACCCAGTGAAAGAGCCAATTCCAGTGATTCCAACCTGTCACTACATGATGGGCGGTATCCCAACCAACGTTGGTGGTCAGGCTTTAATGCAAAATGAAGCAGGTGAAGATGTCGTAATCGATGGTCTTTATGCTTGTGGTGAAGCCGCTTGCGTATCGGTACACGGTGCTAACCGCCTAGGTGGTAACTCTTTGCTTGACTTGGTTGTATTCGGTCGTGCGGTTGGTTTGCAGGTGAAGAAATCTCTGGATGAAGGTTTTGACTCCCTAGACGCAACAGACACAGACATTGAAAAAGCCATGGAACGCTTGAATCGTTTGAACGCTTCAACAGGTGGTGAAAGTGTTGCGGAAGTGCGTGCTGACCTGCAACGTGTGATGCAATTGTATTTCGGTGTATTCCGTGAAGGCGACTCTATGCAGAAAGGCCTAGAGCAGCTAGCGGAAATTCGTAAGCGTATTGAAAATCTTCACCTTGCTGATAAGAGTGAAGCCTTCAATACTGCTCGTATTGAAGCTCTTGAGCTTGAAAACTTGCTTGAAGTGGCAGAGGCAACAGCCGTTCCTGCTGAATTCCGTAAAGAGAGTCGTGGTGCTCACGCCCGTAACGACTTCACTGAGCGTGATGATGAGAACTGGTTGAAACACTCTCTGTATCACCCAGCGGATAAGAAAGTGACTAAGCGTGACGTTAACTTCGCGCCTAAAACAATGGAAGCTTTCCCACCTAAAGCACGTTCTTACTAA
- the sdhD gene encoding succinate dehydrogenase, hydrophobic membrane anchor protein, which produces MVTQITSFGRSGLYDWMMQRVSALVLSIYTLFIIGYLVANPDLTYEQWSALYETTWMRIFSLLVLLSIGIHSWIGLWSVSTDYIKATGARFIFQSLCGLAMFVYIVWGIQVLWGL; this is translated from the coding sequence ATGGTAACGCAAATCACAAGCTTTGGCCGTTCCGGTCTATACGATTGGATGATGCAGCGAGTCTCTGCACTTGTCCTATCTATTTATACATTGTTCATTATTGGTTATCTGGTGGCCAACCCAGACTTAACTTATGAACAGTGGAGTGCGCTTTACGAAACTACTTGGATGCGCATTTTTAGTTTGTTGGTCTTGTTGTCTATCGGTATCCATTCTTGGATCGGATTGTGGTCTGTTTCGACTGACTATATTAAAGCAACAGGTGCTCGTTTCATTTTTCAATCTCTATGCGGTTTAGCTATGTTTGTTTACATCGTGTGGGGCATTCAGGTTCTTTGGGGGCTATAA
- the sdhC gene encoding succinate dehydrogenase, cytochrome b556 subunit translates to MSKKRPVNLDILTISQPVTAIVSILHRVTGIILFVGLVFLFYAFDLSLDSQQGFDQVVNTMQTSFLAKFIVWSVVSALLYHLVAGVKHLFMDMGYFEELDSGRSAAMANLIIAAVFIVLAGVWIW, encoded by the coding sequence GTGAGCAAAAAAAGACCAGTCAATCTAGATATTTTAACAATATCCCAGCCAGTAACCGCCATTGTATCCATTCTTCATCGTGTAACGGGAATCATTCTCTTTGTGGGCTTGGTATTCCTTTTTTACGCTTTTGATTTGTCCTTGGATTCACAACAGGGTTTTGATCAAGTTGTTAATACCATGCAAACCAGTTTCCTTGCCAAGTTTATTGTGTGGAGTGTGGTTTCAGCATTGTTGTATCACCTAGTGGCAGGGGTGAAACACTTGTTTATGGACATGGGGTATTTCGAAGAGTTGGACAGCGGTCGCAGTGCGGCAATGGCTAATTTGATTATCGCCGCTGTCTTTATCGTATTAGCAGGAGTGTGGATATGGTAA